The Buteo buteo chromosome Z, bButBut1.hap1.1, whole genome shotgun sequence region CTTCTGGGTATTGTCTCTTCCCTCTGCTGGCAACACTGCGAAGTTGtgtaggaagaaaaatcagtatttcaggAGTCCTGTAATGAAGGCAGAGGTGAAGTCAGAGGGGAACTTGTATTCCCACCAGTACGctcagtatttccttttataaaaaatGTAGCAGATGGCATGGATTTTGACAGTTCCCTGCAGCTGTTTCCAAAGCATGTCTGAGAAATTGGGAATTCCcctgttttcctgcaaaaataCAGGCACATGACTGACGTGCTGTCTGCAGGGAGAGCAGGTGAGTTCATTGCTGGAGGCACCTTGCCTTTGGGTTCCTGGGCTTGTTCTGCAGCTCTGGACTGCCCTCTCTGGGGGCTAGAGTGTGGATTTGAAGCTCTCACTTCACTGCCAGGGGAAGGTGGCAATTTGCACTTAAAAGCTTTTCATCCtcatctttttgctttcattccttGTCATGCTCTGCTTGGAAATGAAAATCCTCTTTATAAGTTATCTGAGGATACAAGTTCAAATATAAACCGGAAAACAGTACAGTAGATTGGAAAATACTGTGGTCACGGCCCTGCGCAGTTTAATGAGGACAAATTCCATCGCACTTGCACCTCAGTCCTCTGCACTTCTCTGGCTCATCACTGGCATAGTATTTCATGCATGTTTCATTGGAGCTTTGTAAATGTGCGTCTGTGCTGATTTACTTGGTGTTTTAGAATCCAAGAGCTGACttggctgctctccagctgtgTTTGATAATGGTTCTTCAAGAGGAAATGCCTAATAGATGCTTGTGAATGAATTAGTTTCCTCtctggatttgtttttctttttcctttacacaGGTCTCTCAGGCAGCTGCAGAACTCCAGCAGTACTGTATGCAGAATGCCTGCAAAGATGCCTTGCTTGTTGGGGTTCCTGCGGGGAGCAATCCCTTTCGAGAACCCCGAtcctgtgctctgctctgaaaTCAGGTAATAAAGTTACAGATACCACGACAACAACTCTAATTTGAAACTGAAGGGCAGATGGTGATAGTTGTTTGAATGTCAAGTTCTTGGTAGTTCACCACTTCCCCCTTGGCTCtacaaattgttttctgtttcttttaggTGTGGCAATTGAAGCATGTCTCTTTCCTACAGCTCTTTCTACAGGTGTTTTGTTTatgagttggtttttttgtttgtttgggtttttttgtgtttgagcaGTTCTAGGGTCATTAGCAGcatccaaaataataaaaactgttgGTGACACACAGCTGTGTTTGACACAGCCAGGCATAAAAAACCATCATGTACCCAGCTTGAAGAAGTAAGACAAAGCTGAGGCAGCTGCATGTGCTCTGATGACTAGCTCACAGCTTAAGAAAAACcttgttaaaatacattttttcttaaatgtcatAGTGCAGTTCATTTGGCTGTGTCTGTCCTCAGGCTCCTTCTGGTGTTAATGTTGGTACGGCACCAAAAGCGGTggaagcagagaggagctgaggTGACTTGTAATCACATCGTTTGTAACATTTTTCAGCACAGGTCTAAAGAATGAGATACTCCCTAAACTCTGTCTGCCTTAGCGCACTGGGTTGCTTGTACCTGCATTAACACctgcagggtgggtgggtgacCTTGCAGCCTTTGCAAACCTTTGGGATCCAATTCCGTGATGCCCACTCTTGTCTCTCCCATCTGTCACACAGATACCAGTGAttgcagcaggagaaagaaaggccATGTGTGCGTGCTAGCAGTCTTGGGCAGGAACACACCATAACTTTTGTCAGaaaatctcatttcttctgCATGACAAACATACATGGAAGTAGGATATTCAGAAGGGGTTActgttctttaaaaggaaaaataaaaatagttcttgctgaagagctgaaaaaatTACAGAGTGGAACAACCACTGAATTCTGTTCTTACTTTGACAGTGCTatcaaagtgaaaatgaatgttttctttaaggGCAGAATTTAGACTAGAACATAAAGTCATTGTAAAATCTTCCCTTTCTACTGCCAGGGTTCCCAAGCTTGCAGTTGTGCTTGTGCCTCATCAATAGCATGGGTTTGATCGTTGCTGCATAGGTTTGACAAAACAGGATTGAACTTGAAGAGAGAGAACAACTGAGCATGAGATGCTCTTCTCAAAAAACTTGGGGGGGACAAGCAGaagatttttctcagtttaGGTGCTAACCTTAATTCTTCCTGCAAATAAGACAAAATTGATAGTGGCTGTTGAATATGTTGCTTTGTTATTGAAGCAGtctttctactttttctttcttgtgtctctgtgtgtatgtatgtatttctaGGATTCAAGTCTGACTACATCATCCAGACAGGATACAAAATACTTTCTCAAACAAGTTTGATGGTTAATTGATGATACTTTTAGAAATGTATAGCTCAGCCCAAGATGTCATTTAGTCATCTTTTGCTGATAGATCAGTTATctagtttattattatttagttaTCTTAGGataatagaaaatgaaagcaaagtcaAAAAGCCAATTAAAAATTCTTATAATATTGAAGGATGCCAACATCCAACAAAGGAAAGTGGTTACTCAGTTTTTCTGGGTGCAAAGGAGCTTTTGTGTTACAATTTGTAAGAGAAATGTATCAGGTTAGGAAGACAGCATttaataaacctttttttccctcttacagGGAAGGTCACTGGAGAGTTGCCTTCAAGCCTGACA contains the following coding sequences:
- the GNG10 gene encoding guanine nucleotide-binding protein G(I)/G(S)/G(O) subunit gamma-10, translating into MSSGGSLSTMQRLVEQLKLEAAVERIKVSQAAAELQQYCMQNACKDALLVGVPAGSNPFREPRSCALL